The Anabaena sp. PCC 7108 region AAATGGCTAACCGCAGAACAAGCGCGAGAATATACCCTTGAAGGTGGAGAAGACTTTGAATTAGTGCTGTGTTTACCCCAAGATATAGCAGAGACTTTGGTAAAACAACTCAGCACAGATGCAGCCATAATTGGCACAATCACACCAGATTTAACAGTCTTATTGCATGATCAAAATCAAAAAATACCTGACCAAATTCTCAGCCTCAACCAAGGATTTAAACACTTTAGCAAGTAGGGGCGGGGTTTCCCCGCCCTTATCAATCGTCAAGATTTTAGGAGTTAGTTATTACTGTCACCGAAACAGTGCTGAGTAAAACTGACTCTTTCCCCAATCACCTAACTATGCCCACTTCGCAGCTACTAATTCAGCCAAATCTAGAACTCGTTGGCTATAGCCCCACTCATTGTCATACCATGCCATGACTTTGATCATGTCATTGCCCATAACCAAAGTTAAGCTGGCATCAACAATAGAAGATTCATCAGTACCTTGATAATCAGATGAAACCAGTTGTAGTTCAGTGTAGCCTAAAATTCCTTTGAGATGACCTTCAGCCGCATCTTTCAACGCTTGGTTAACTTCTTCAGTAATAGTACGCTTCTCAACCTGAACCACGAAGTCTACCATTGACACGTTGGGAGTAGGTACACGCAAAGCAACACCATTCAGCTTGCCTTTGAGATCTGGAATTACCAGCGCTACTGCCTTTGCCGCACCAGTGGAGGTAGGTACAATATTGATAGCTGCTGCTCTTGCCCGACGTAAATCACGGTGAGAAGCGTCTAGCAAGCGCTGGTCGCCAGTGTAGCTGTGGGTAGTGGTCATCGAGCCTTTAATGATGCCAAATTTATCATTTAACACCTTGGCGATAGGAGCCAAACAGTTGGTGGTACAGCTGGCATTACTAATGATGTTGTGGATGTTGTGGTCATAATCATGATGATTCACACCCATCACAAAAGTGCCATCTTCGTTTTTACCAGGGGCTGTAATCAGAACCTTTTTGGCTCCAGCATTTACGTGCCTCATTGCTCCTTCTTTACTGGTAAAAACACCAGTTGATTCAATAATCAGATCAATGTCCCACTCTTTCCAGGGCAAGTTATCTGGGTTGCGATCAGATACACATTTAATCATCTTACCGTTGACGGTGATGGAGTTATCATCGGCACTAATATCAGCGCCCTTTAACTTCCCTAGCATCGAGTCATACCTTAGCAGGTGAGCATTGGTTCTAGGGTCTGAGGTGTCATTAATAGCGACAAGTTCAATTTGGCTATTTTCTCTACCCACCCAGCAGCGTGCGAAGTTCCGTCCAATGCGCCCAAAACCGTTGATTGCAACTCTAATCACAGTATCTTGCCCTCTGTATTTATGCCTATAAGTTGATATCGTTGACCCCAATCATATCGCAAAGGGGGGGAGTGTTTATAACCATAAAGTGTTATATCTAAAAAAAAACACACAATTTATTCAGGATTATCTGAGTAAAGGTTATGAGTGGCGATGTACAATCTCACTGCTTCCGGTACCAAATCAATAATTGAATGGTTTTGGTAACAAAGTTCACGGATTATACTTGACGAAACCTTGACTAAGGGTGTATGTAGTAATTGCCAATTAATGGTGTGGGACTGATCTCTGACTGTTTGCTCAACTTGCTTGCAGATTAACTCACTTTGAGCTATAGTCTCACCACCTACTAGTCGGGGTGCGATTAACCAATCGCACATTTGTGCTAATTCATGTCCACGATACCAACGGGGTAAAGTTTGGAAAGCATCCAAACCTATAATCCAATACCAATGAGTATTTGGATAACAAGCAGATAAATCTATCAGGGTGTTAATAGCATAAGATGTCCCCAAGCGTTCTTCATCAATTAATGAGATCGTCAACGCTGGGTTGTTCTTTATGGCTAGTTGCAGCATTACTACTCGATGCTCAAACAAAGCCGCTTGTTTGTGAGGAGGATTTCTTGATGGCACCCAAATTACCTGTTCTAGATGTACTTGAGCTAAGGCTGTTTCAGCTACAAGCAGGTGTCCCCAATGAATTGGATCAAATGTGCCACCAAAAATTGCTAGTCGTTGCATCTAGTTCAAGAATTGGGTTAAAGACAGCAGAAAGGCTAAAAAGCGTTTTTACTGGGACTACTCCATTGAATAAATGAACTTCTTGCTCTCAGGAGTTGAATAATTTTTTCACTGTCAATGTACTATTGTAGTCAATTCATGGTGAGGCTTGATGAAATTTATGATCAGTTTCACAGACTTCAGAACTTTTGTAGCTATTTCCAGTAAGACAATCAAAAATATGTATTTAAGATTACAAGATTTTTTTTCCCGATGTAACCCCAATTTTCAGAATAGTCATAAGAAGATATTAAAAATAAAAAAAATCTCTTATGAGAGTAATATCTTTCTGAATAAGCAAAAACAAAGTAAAAAATTAACCCTTTATTCAGGTATAAAAATCTTACAGGGGCAGTATCAGTAAAAATCAAAATCCTGTTATGATACGCGTGTCATTTGTGATGATTTTGTGGTGTGGTGTAAGAGGAATAAAAAATGAGTAATTCTATAGATTTTAGCGGTAGACCATTTCATTTCATTGGGATTGGCGGTATTGGAATGTCTGCCCTGGCTCATGTTTTGACAAAGCGTCAATTACCAGTATCCGGTTCTGATTTACGTCCTAACCAAATTACCCGCAAGTTAGAATCTCTTGGCGCTCACATTTTTAGTAGACAAGAAGCCAGCAATCTTGAATTCTTTCTACCTCAAGTATCGGCTAATGGATCATCATTCAATTCACAAGAACAATTGTCTGATGACAAAACAATACTTCCCCAAGTAATTTGTTCCACGGCTATTAACAACAATAATTTGGAATACAAAGCAGCTTTAGAATTAGGTTGCCCAATTTTACATCGTTCCGATGTCCTGGCTGCTTTGATTGCTGATTACCATAGTATTGCTGTGGCAGGAACTCATGGCAAAACTACAACAAGCAGCATTATTGGTTATATGCTCTTGCAAGCTGGTCTTGATCCAACTATTTTAGTGGGTGGTGAAGTCAACGCTTGGGAAGGAAATGCTCGACTGGGCGCAAGTCAGTATCTGGTAGCTGAGGCAGATGAATCAGACGGTTCTCTGGTGAAACACGCTCCAGAAATTGGTATCATTACTAATATTGAACTTGATCACCCCGACCACTACGACACATTAGAGGAAGTGATTGACACTTTCCAAAAATTTGCCCAAGGTTGCAAAACTTTAATCGGTAGCATTGATTGTGAGACAGTCCGCGATAGCTTGAAACCAACAATCAGCTATAGCCTAAATCCAGATACCAATGCTGACTACACTGTTACTAATATTGACTATCGGGCTGATGGTACAACAGCACTCGTTTGGGAACGAGGTAAAGCTTTAGGAGTATTAAATGTGCGCCTCTTGAGTCGCCATAACCTCAGCAATGCTCTAGCAGCAGTCGCTGTGGGACGTTTACTCCATTTGGAATTTGGGGAAATTGCCAAAGGTATCGCCACCTTTGAAGGTGCAAGACGGCGTTTTGAGTTCCGGGGGGAAGCAGCCGGTATTACCTTTATTGATGACTATGCCCATCACCCCAGTGAGATTCGTGCTACTCTAGCCGCAGCACGTCTTCAAGCTAGACCAGGACAGAGAGTAGTAGCCATCTTTCAACCCCATCGTTATAGTCGGACACTAACATTTTTAGAAGAATTTGCCGCATCCTTTACCCATGCTGATTTAGTAGTCATCACTGACATTTACAGTGCAGGTGAACCCGATTTAGGACAAATTAGCGGTGAACAATTGGCAGATGAAATTGCCAAACAGCACCAGCAGGTAATTTATAAACCAACTTTATCCTCTGTGTGCGAGTTTTTGTTATCAACACTGCGTCCTGGCGACTTGGCATTGTTTCTTGGTGCCGGTAATTTAAATCAGGCGATTCCCGAAGTTATTGCCACACTTCGTGAACTAGCTACAGCCACATCCTAAGTGAAGTCAACTTGCTAGGTTTGGTTTCTGAGTGAATTCTCTATCTAGCAATGGTTTCATTAGTTAATATTATTACCGAATCTAATCGGTAAAAAATGTCATAGAAATTACCAATTAAAGCAACGATGACAATCTCTCAGGCAGTTGGAAACGTCTGTACTATTTCTGCTTTGACTACCAAGAAACAGGAAACAATTAAGGCGGTCGATAGTAAAGTAATTTATTTACCCGGCACTGATTGTGCAATCAAGTCCCAGGCTTCTTTATCCGCGTTTACTTCCTACAGAGTTGGGGGAGGGGCAGAATGGTATGTTGCCCCCCGCAACTTGGAAACACTACAAGCAAGTATTGAGTATGCAAAAGAACTAGCTTTACCAGTAACCATATTGGGAGCAGGTTCCAATTTGTTGGTAAGTGACCAAGGTATACCAGGCTTAGTTATTGCTACTCGTCATTTCCGCTCTAAACACTTCGACCCACAAACAGGTCAATTAACCGTCGCTGCTGGAGAATCTATTCCCAGCTTGGCATGGGAAGCAGCAGATTTAGGATGGGAAGGTTTAGAGTGGGCTGTTGGTATCCCCGGAACTGTTGGGGGTGCTGTGGTCATGAATGCAGGAGCGCATAATAGCTGTATTGCAGATATGTTAATTAGCGCCGAAGTACTCTCACCCGATGGCACATTAGAAACTCTCACCCCATCTGAATTAGGTTATAAATACCGAAGTTCTTTATTGCAAGGTGGCAACCGTATAGTCACTCAAGCTACCTTTCAACTCCAACCAGGTGCAGATCCAGCACAAGTGATAGCCACAACTAAGCAAAACAAACAACATCGGCTTAGTACCCAACCTTACAATTTTCCTAGTTGTGGTAGTGTGTTCCGCAATCCTAAACCTTACACTGCTGGGTGGCTGATTGAACAAGCTGGTTTAAAAGGCTATCAAATCGGTGGAGCGCAAGTAGCACTACTTCACGCCAATTTTATCGTGAATCGTGGTGGGGCTAAGGCTAGTGATATTTTCTGTCTCATTAGTCATATTCAACATCAGGTTCAAGAACGTTGGTCAATTTGGTTAGAGCCAGAAGTTAAAATGATCGGCGAGTTTCAACCAGTTTGTTGACAGGTGACAGGTGACAGGTGACAGGGGGCAGAGAGCAGGGGGCAGGGAGCAGGGGGCAGGGAGCAGGGTACCTATTACCCATTACCCATTACCAATT contains the following coding sequences:
- the murB gene encoding UDP-N-acetylmuramate dehydrogenase, whose product is MTISQAVGNVCTISALTTKKQETIKAVDSKVIYLPGTDCAIKSQASLSAFTSYRVGGGAEWYVAPRNLETLQASIEYAKELALPVTILGAGSNLLVSDQGIPGLVIATRHFRSKHFDPQTGQLTVAAGESIPSLAWEAADLGWEGLEWAVGIPGTVGGAVVMNAGAHNSCIADMLISAEVLSPDGTLETLTPSELGYKYRSSLLQGGNRIVTQATFQLQPGADPAQVIATTKQNKQHRLSTQPYNFPSCGSVFRNPKPYTAGWLIEQAGLKGYQIGGAQVALLHANFIVNRGGAKASDIFCLISHIQHQVQERWSIWLEPEVKMIGEFQPVC
- the murC gene encoding UDP-N-acetylmuramate--L-alanine ligase gives rise to the protein MSNSIDFSGRPFHFIGIGGIGMSALAHVLTKRQLPVSGSDLRPNQITRKLESLGAHIFSRQEASNLEFFLPQVSANGSSFNSQEQLSDDKTILPQVICSTAINNNNLEYKAALELGCPILHRSDVLAALIADYHSIAVAGTHGKTTTSSIIGYMLLQAGLDPTILVGGEVNAWEGNARLGASQYLVAEADESDGSLVKHAPEIGIITNIELDHPDHYDTLEEVIDTFQKFAQGCKTLIGSIDCETVRDSLKPTISYSLNPDTNADYTVTNIDYRADGTTALVWERGKALGVLNVRLLSRHNLSNALAAVAVGRLLHLEFGEIAKGIATFEGARRRFEFRGEAAGITFIDDYAHHPSEIRATLAAARLQARPGQRVVAIFQPHRYSRTLTFLEEFAASFTHADLVVITDIYSAGEPDLGQISGEQLADEIAKQHQQVIYKPTLSSVCEFLLSTLRPGDLALFLGAGNLNQAIPEVIATLRELATATS
- a CDS encoding type I glyceraldehyde-3-phosphate dehydrogenase, which produces MIRVAINGFGRIGRNFARCWVGRENSQIELVAINDTSDPRTNAHLLRYDSMLGKLKGADISADDNSITVNGKMIKCVSDRNPDNLPWKEWDIDLIIESTGVFTSKEGAMRHVNAGAKKVLITAPGKNEDGTFVMGVNHHDYDHNIHNIISNASCTTNCLAPIAKVLNDKFGIIKGSMTTTHSYTGDQRLLDASHRDLRRARAAAINIVPTSTGAAKAVALVIPDLKGKLNGVALRVPTPNVSMVDFVVQVEKRTITEEVNQALKDAAEGHLKGILGYTELQLVSSDYQGTDESSIVDASLTLVMGNDMIKVMAWYDNEWGYSQRVLDLAELVAAKWA
- the nadD gene encoding nicotinate (nicotinamide) nucleotide adenylyltransferase, producing the protein MQRLAIFGGTFDPIHWGHLLVAETALAQVHLEQVIWVPSRNPPHKQAALFEHRVVMLQLAIKNNPALTISLIDEERLGTSYAINTLIDLSACYPNTHWYWIIGLDAFQTLPRWYRGHELAQMCDWLIAPRLVGGETIAQSELICKQVEQTVRDQSHTINWQLLHTPLVKVSSSIIRELCYQNHSIIDLVPEAVRLYIATHNLYSDNPE